TTCATGGTCTAGATTAGATTTCACGGCATCTACTGGTGTATATGTTAACTACGTTgttacatcatttaaaattttaaaatgatgttGCAACATGTACACTCTTAAATGCTGTAGAATCTAATTTGGACCATGAAATGATTCCTCCCTACTTCACTTGAAATGGCACGGATCCTTCCAAAACCTTCGGCAACTATGGATGCATCTTCAATATAGCTTATATTCAAAGGCCTTATATCAAAACAAATCATCATAACCTGATCATGCTGGCCAGCTACAAATGTTACACATCCACGGGTATGAATTGCTTACGACTTCATGTTCTTAAACAAAATCTTATGACTCTTCCCTTGAGCCTTTCTTAAAATTCCTTTAAAAAAGGGACTATGATGGAATAACTCCAATTAAGTAAAATCTGGCAAGGAGCAAACGTCTAATGGTTGACTTGTTCTGACAGCAGCCCAGCAGTTCAAGTGCAGAcgtttaaaaatatatgaatatgGTCCAGAGAGCAGCTTATAGCCACCGCGCTGTGGGAGAATTGTACTAGTTTAATAGGTGACCTTACCAAAAGTAGGTTTCTGTAGATACCAGAGCTAGTTTCCAGCAGATAAAAAGGTAAAAACAAATAACCTAACACTACCTAATCCACAATCTAAAAGTTCCATCtaacatggatttttttttttttttatagtgtaGTTCTTTCAAACGTGGCCGATGTTCCTCCAGTCAACAGATCCAATTAAGTGTCAACAAACTCGAACCTATAACCATCTTAAGACTTGCCacttttttagtaaaaaaactGATCTTACTTTAATCAATCACCAGTTTCAGAACCTTTATCAGCAGCAAGAGTAATGGTAATCGGTTGCCACCCTGAGTGATTATGAATAATCCATTTCTTCACGGAAATTATCACATTCAAGATCTGTAGTACATCACCCAAAGCAAGATCTTCTAAGCATGATTTCTTTAGAGTCAAGGCTGCTTCATATCTTCAGAacaaagacaaacaaatcacataATTTAGTGGTTAGAATTGTCTCATCCAAGAAAACAAAGTagcaaaaaatttattaaacacCTCTACCTGCACTTAGAAGACATCATTGCCGTTCTGCCAGCTGAAGAACTAAGAAACTTCTGTATGGCATCCCATGTTGCTTTTGAGTACTGTGTCCCATTACCACCCATAGGATTAACACACTTCCACAGTTTCCCATTTTTACCAACATAAAACTGCATTGCACCTAAATTTTGTTTCACTACCATATTTTGCTCAATTGCACTATCCAAGGCCTTTCTTACATCAGTACTGCGGTGTTTTGGATCTCCATAACGAATGCAATCAGTTATGTTTGCTTCAGTAggcataattttttcaattttcagggTGTTTAAGGCAAGTAGGATAACACCAATAAGGCCTTGCACATAATCAGAAGGTGGTGGACGTCCTTGAGATCCCCAGACACCATTACTAGAAGCAGCGTTAGCAACCATTGGGGAGGATGCCGGTGGCAGATATTCAGAACCACGAGGGTACCTGTTCATATTATCATGGTGAAATGTTTGGCCATTGTGTAGGATTTGGCCTTTTTGTGGTACATTTAAGCGAGCTGGATATGGAGGTTCGGTTGAGCTTGGCCGCCTAAACTCTTCTCTAGATTGGTGATGGACATTAGGAGGAGTTGGGGCATAGCTGAAGTTTTCATGGATATTTAGCCTAGCCATATCAGGCACATTGGTGTGGGGAGCTGGAAAATATCTAGGGCCATCAGGTCTAGGAGGAATTGGCTGAAAACCATGATTGTGAGAGTTAGACTGATACAGATTACCCTGTCCAAAAGAAGGTTGCATATGGGGGTTGTTTGGCCTCAAAGGAAGAGGATATTGATTTTGTGGATTTCCTACAAAATTACTGTTACTCCCTGAAGTATCAGAACTGCCAGGAAAGAAATTGGGAGTAGACCGACTTACAGAGACTTCAGGCTCATTACTGCCAAAGAATTCATGTGGGGCTTTCTTAAACTGCTTTGCTTCTGTATAATCCGGTTGGAAAGGATAATCACTGTTTTTACTCTCTTGAACAGAAACTGGCACGCTTGAAGCTCTTGATATGCTCGGCTCATTTGTGGATTTTCGAGTAAGTTTCCCTTTGTGTTTGTTATCACCACCAACCCTTCCAGCACTAGGAGGTCTTTGATTTCCAAAAGAAAGGTTTTCAGAATTGCCGGCCGTCATGGGTTGGCTTAACTGAATGGGTTCAGAAACTGGGTATTGTGATGTTTCATGATTAGTGGTATGGAAACCGTTAGCAAACTGTGATGACTCACCACTTGAAAGTGGGGGTCCTCCAGCAGAGAGGCTCGTCCAAAGCCATAGAGTCTTTGCTGCAGCCATAAGGGGCACAGACGCTTTTGGGGGCTGTGCTAGAAGAATATTATACCTCCTCATGCGCAGCTGATGGAGTGCATTAGAGAAATCCCTGTCACCAGAAATCAGCATAAAGTTCGCGGGAGCAGGGTTGTCTACTGCCCAGAACAGCATGTCAACTAAAATCTTCTTGTCACTCGCATCTTTCACACCTGTTACACACATTCACATGTCAATGAAAACAAATACACTTCGAAAAACATCACAATCTAATCTTGTAGTTCATCAATAAGTTTGAGAGAGTTggccagaaaaaaaaaaagaaaaaaaaaagaaaacgaaaatcGTGGATAGAGATAGTCAAAGTTATTTGCATCAAAGGGTTCATAGACGAATGGAAGTGCGGTTAACAATTCTGGAACAGACGAAGCAAACAAAACGTGAGCTTCTGTACCGCAAGAAAAGGAATAAATTTAACTAACGCCtactaatcaattttttttttgataagtaagagaaactAACGCCTACTAATCAAAATTAGTATTCAcataaataagagtaaaataCCAAATCTTCCTTAAGTTCAATAATCTTCACCGAACACAGCGAAAACGAACcaatttcttattaaaaaaaaaagagtgaaaaattgATGCAAAAATCAAGATGGAATATTATCGCAATCGCGGAACACAAAATCTCAACCCTAATTCGCAAAATTAGGGTTCATTCATAGACGAAACGGAAGCGAAGTTAGGAATTTTCCGATGAACCCAGAAACGAACACGAAACACGACCAAAAAACAAACAGGCGGAGCTAAAATCTAAACCAACAAATATACAGCCACATCCATCGACAACAAAGCGGCAGAAAAGCTAAATCAAACCACAATCACAGCAGATCTTTTAGAATCCAAaatcacacacaaaaaaaaaaaagcgacgCAGAAATCGCAGATCTGAGAGAATCCGCAAAAGTATCAAGGTAGGGTTAGAGAAAGAAGGGTACCGGCGGGGACGTGGTTGAGGGCGATGCCGGTGCTAGAGAGCGCGTGCTGGATGGAGGCGGGGATGCGGTGGGTGTCGCCGTAGGCGGAGATGGAGACGGGCCCGCAGTAGTTCATCTTCACGAGCGCCGAGCTTATGTTCTGCGCGATCGCGTGCGGGTCGCACCCCTTCGGCACTTGGCAGTTCTCTATGTCCCACCACACCGACGTCTTCGCCCCTACGTACTGCGCCTCCGCCATCGACGACGTCGTTCCGTTCACATCCCCAACCATCCTCGCGcgtaattaattattatattacagcatcaatcaatcaatcactCGCTCGATTctacaattctctctctctctctctaatttttttttttttcttttacatataattatacaaattgaattgaaaggcgattcttcttcttcgcttCTCCACCGCCGTGTCTGTCTTGGAGTCTCTGCAACTACTTCTTCGTCtaaccccttttttttgttctttgtatTTGAGAGTAAGCTACCTCGTCTTAAACCTAGGGTGCGCTCAAAAGAGGACCATCATCTAATGGGCGGGCCCACGGGAAGACCTCCGTTCCGAATACGGCCGCGTATTCGCCACTCCTGATTTTGTCAATTATAGACCCCTCGTTTACTCGTTAGGTATGCGTATAGATcttctttcaacaaaaaaagaaaaaaaaaagaggtatgCGAATAGATCAAAAATATActcaatattaaattttgattttgttgaGATTATTTGCCATTAATATTATAGACCCTAGTATTAATTTCACATTGTACtctaatattttctattaatgttttgattttattcttATTGTATTTCTTGAGTAATGCCAGaagttaatattttgtttctattttgtcTCTCTAAAAATAATGTGGCTTTCAAAATCACTATTGATCTTGTaattaatcactattaaattttgatcaagtttaaaggtccgtttgggtttgcgattttaaaaatttcgatttaaaatcgcgatttaaaaaagtgatttttaaaaacgcagttaagcgtttggcaaaatcacaatttagcatttaaaatcgcaaatttgcctgcgttttaaaaaaaatatcatcttacctgcgatttgaaaacgcagaaaaaaatgcaaatttcctgcgtttttaaatcgcaattcccaaacgatttatgttctacgatttagtttaaaatcacttattgtttacgaaatcgtaatcccaaacgcactctaaaagccacatcattcttAGACTGACACAAAAgtaacttctagaattactcgtaTTTCTTATGTTGTGCTTGCGAGTAATTCTAGATGTCATATACCCATGTCTCTCTTGTGTCCTGCTAATAATGATGTAtcttttaaaatcaacattAGATTTAtgaatgattattattaaattttaatcaaatgattattttaaaaactacatcatTATTAGAAGGACAGGGGTATAACagagtaattctataagtcTTTTATGTGTCACTtttgtgtccctccaaaaataaggtggcttttaaaattatcatttaaatttaataatgatcaatcacaagctaatgatgattttaaaagccacctcatttttagagtgACACAAGAAggacttatagcattactcggtATAATTatttctagaattactcatgtttgacattgtgattttgtaaataaaaagtgatgagatttaaacaaaatcgcagataaatgaatcgtttggtattacgtttttaaaagtattgcgatttaaaaacgcaaaaaacgtgttttttcaaatcgcagataagtagatgtttttttgaaaatacacgATTTTCGAAGCTAAACTgagattttaaaggtcaaactgtaattttgttAAACGTTGataagtgtttttaaaaatcatattttcaaatcgcatatttcaaaattgttatttttaaatcgcacttattaAAATCGCAAACACAAACATATAGTTATTGGAATTGCCTCATTCTATTATTAGGTAGTATCAATCAGCCCTCACTCTATTATATCTCATTTTGCTCCCATTTTAAGTGAGCTTATCCTTTAGCTATTTCTAGTGTACAAATTACAAATATAGTaattagagcatctccagcatgCTAGTTAAATTCCTCAAAATAGTCGAATTTGactattatcaagcttttttttCCAATCCAGATGAGGCAAAGTTGCTATTTTCAttctataattaataaaatattgagaaaaactaaaactaaaaccatATGATATTCATGTATCCCATTCTCTCTCCCACCCACTTTTCATTATAAAAAGCATGCATAATAATGCATAATATGATTATTGAAGATGAACGAAATACTGACAATGCTAGTGACATTGAATATGAACAAATCGATGAAACTTCCTATGTACAAATTTCTCACGAACATACCCCTGAATTTTTGGAGTTCATTGAAAGGCATGTGAACATTAGAGACGGTCAAACTCATTCTCAGCTGCAATTTGACCTTATCAAGCAAATGTGGCAATTGCATTGTCAATCTGAAGAATTATTAGTCTTATTGTATGTTTCAAGTtgccttgttttcttttttgtattgttgttgttgttatttttaaaaaaatatccattactttatttttggttgctttgctttcataaattgtataattttgttagaatattgaaatgGTGCAACATTCATACGGTGTAGCTTAAAGAATGCGtgaaaattcaatattttatctttCATCTGAGTGATgacaaaaatttaataaaaaaaaaaaagaataaaaaaaaattcaaatacaagTAAAGAGTAGAATACAGAATCCATTGGAGagagtatagaaaaaaaaaaaaaaaaaaatagcttaaaGTAGAGAgctatacttttttaataggtattttgattattattgctgaaaatgctctaacatgaaattttcaatttttgttttggattctTATTTCTTAAGAGTTAAGACTGCCGGCGAGAACATTCTTTAAGATTAGTAATTGGAACATATACCCTCTTGTCTTGTCTTGTCCGTTGGTGTGCTTTACTCTTCAATTAAAGTCTGgagattacttttttttttttttaatgttcctTTGCAAAGGAAAGGCACATTGATAATAAAGAGGCCTACGTTGGACATGAACTTCACAAGAAAGCTCTCCCAAAACTCCCCAGCTTTTCCACTAACTTTACCTTTCGTATAAACAGCTACAACAACTTGTTTGTTTATCTTGGCGCCGACCAACTAAAGTCGACTCACATCTATTGGATGCTTCCAATTGTAAAATTATGCTCCGTTTCAAAGTTTGGTCAGTGCCATCACTTGATTGGACTGGGCTTTGCTTCTCCAACATGCTCGAATTGgagggtattttttgttttttaataaaaaggtaAAACTAGCTTTTGTGATTTTAGGAGAATTCTGGGTTTTTGATCATTTgctaatgtttttattttgagagtaaaaacattttttttttaataaaaaaaagaaacaagaatttTAACAAACATCTTGATGAGAATggaaaatgtcatatttttctcctttaatgtttagtttttttatccttatttgatgcctaaatgtactcattattcttttattttgatttaggatgcaaatggaTGCGTTAAATgtaaaacaaagctaattgggcgatttttggacagtttcgacatcacttagtaatctgagcataattctCTCATCcaagctccgattgagatgattcaagatgctttGGAAttccaagaaaaagatctacaactttcatgttttgatttttgagagatactgaatgaatcaaggtcgaaatcaggcttgaagttgacgttctaatAAGCAGTCTATTTGCGGAAGTTTTCAAACCTTGTGCACGAAAGTCCAGTTGAAAAtaccaccttcctagttatattaggactttattttatttttaatattttccttaattagtcatatttggatattgttattttaggataagcTTTAGAATATCTTTAGAAGATAAATGATAAGCTTTATAATATAtttagaagataagagataagatttagaatatttttaggAGATTTTGTAGGCTTCTAATATGGGGATGAACGTGTATAAAGGGGGAGAATAATCAAATTAGAAAATCATCattctcttccctcttctctaacttctcctTTTAGTTTTAATCATGGCCCTACgcggctaaactttcataattggtcgaaggaaacagaagcctcggaatcaataaaactgtgagatctaatttgtttttattgttcaatttatgctttgagtatctgATGTTCTTCTGTgtctattttcatgattgtctcatttaattactaggaggcctactagtttattattcgttgcaatttactgctgggttagatatcaaatccgtaattgtttgatccctctaatttgtgaagcaactaagatttaatgatttgctgcgtcagaaattattaaatcttagaaAGAACgcccgacgaaattaaatgcaatcGCTTGtacttgtgttgtttcgcttcatcgatctctctaattcttaaggctgctactagattaaacctttagcgcttgtcttgggttgtttagttgtaacgcccccaaaccactaagggttaggttcgtccttttctctttaaaaactgcaaagattcgtaaggtctgccaaatatcttaactagtatgctgatttaaataagttaaaaataataatgattttaaaactcagagcttttaataaatgcggaaacggttattttgaaataaacaattatgcttgattcaataattaaaaatccaaagaaaaactaaatttgttgtgcaagtgcacttattaagaaaACACAAATGCAATattctaatgcattcctagatcccatcccggccgcctaggtctctctgttcataacctgaaaacaaaaacaaaataaggggtgagcacaaaaatatgctcagtaaggaaatcctcaaccataaaacagttgagttaaattcttttaaaaatctccaaaacaattgtcaaaaactcattttttttatacacaagatataatatatgtttgaaattaatcattactcataataaAGCCCCTGTACACTCTTACGCCCTGTGTAggtagggttgcgcggtcgttgctgtgacctcgggcaggtaacgcggtttacctgtggccacaggccctgcccccgtcagctaattaattaaagtgcacttagactgacatagagacggaTTACCGCTTTCAAAAAGGTTgatcagcgggtgcgcttccatctcaagctacggtaccgagcttaatctcTGCGAATATATATGGGGctcaaaataatagtctcctccacacacgtgccctttttctcaaaaatttctcctttatatatatctcataaagttttctcacaaaactttctcattcttttcttgtataaccaggggcaacgtgttggagggtttcacaaaatttttttcttcttttattgtcACTTCCAAAAAGTTGACTTCACATCtcggttaaaataataatttctcaaaaattgcaaagtcctttagaaccgaggtttttctcaaaatcacaatttccaaaatatcatttttactcaATAACTTTCACATCAAAAACCAATTTATGACAAATCCttcatgtaaacaaaataatttgaaataccgatTTAAGAATAATCAAATcgcaattatgcaaataaaggaataattaaaataacacaacacaacaatttgagaaggggtagagggtcCCTTACTTGGACTTCCCATTAGCATCGGGATCAAGCTTTACTCTTCTTAGTTTATCATATTGAGGATTTTTACTAGAAAATCCAGTGAGAATAGTGAGTTCGGTCACGGGAAAAAtagccggaaaagtcgccggaagtCTGCCGGAGACGGGTCGCCGCTGGGTCGGGTCTCCGGGTTTGGGTCACGGGTTGGGATCACTGCCGGGTCGGCTTAGCGGGTCTGGGCTGAAGTCAGCCCATGGTGTCATGGGTCTTTATGATTGATGGGTCGACCGGATTTGGGCTGAGTTGGATCGCTGCTGTGTTTGATGGGCTTCGGGTCGACTgggtttgatgggttttggctaGTTGGGTTGCTGCTAGGTTGCTGGATCGGGTCTCACATAGGCCGGTCGGGTTTGGCTCGTGGTTTATTGGTCTGGTTGGGTcgtatacacacacacacacacacacacgagttTGTAGGTTGCTAGTCGTTTGAGGGGGTCGGGTTATCCCTGGGTTCACTGGGTCACGGCCAGAACGGGTTGATCGGGTCTCCGGGTTCGCTGGGTTGCCGGGATCCGGGTACGGCCAGAACCGCCGGACATGCCCCTGGGTTGACACCGGCGATGACCGCCGAAAACTCAGCCTCTGACTTGCCGATTTGCTGGATCGTGTCTTGGCTGTTCGTGGGTCGTGAATCGAGTTGCGGGTAACACTGGATTCGGGCTTTGATGGGTCTTGATCGGGCCTGCTTCGGATCCCTCACGGCCGGCCTGTTCACTGACCCACCGGAAATCGGGTTTCCGGTGGCAGTGGGTGCAGATTCACCGTGGATTGGACCTCACGGCCCTACGGGTTTTGCTTGGTCtaacttttgatttttcaatcTTTGTCTCACCCTTAGCCTTCTAGCTTGACTCTCCCTCTCAGCCCACTCAATATCTTTTCCCATCTCatcctctcactctctctgatGGTAAGTCTCTTAATCacagaaaagagaaggaagaaggaaggagaacaGAAAAGAAGGGATAAAGAAGAAATGGGAACCGGGTCTTTGTTCCTTCACTGACCTCAAAATTTCATCTTTGGTTCATGCCTCTCTTCAATTTCTTCTATCTCACTGTCTCATACTTCCTCACTCAGTCTCCTGTAATCTCTCAAAATtcagagagaaggaaaagaatgagaaagaaggagaaaggagaagaaagaatgaAGGCGGAGGTGTGCATTTTTCTGAAGGGTGATGCTCAGTTTTATAGGAGAGAAAATCGAGGGTATCAAGAGGTGAGTGAGTGCATGCGTTTGATGGGGTGGTTGGAGATTGTATTTTATGCTGAGTGGAGGGAATAACCGATATAAAAATCTGTTATTGGTGGAGGAATTTAGATGGTGCGGTTTAATTAAAATGCAGTGGAgaataaactaatttttaagCATAGTGGAAAAACGGCTGAATTgtttagaagaaaataaagcatcaatCTCCTGCAGATTTAGTTCATCTGCAGGTGTTTTTATACCAGGTCTTTATCAATAGTAATTTCACTAGATTGAAATTTTAAACCCAGTAATATttggttataaaataattatcagTTTTACTAAAACATAgttcattaaaatcaattgaaaatatttataaaacaatttataaatcgAACGATTATTTATTCacataaataatcatttttattcttaaattttaaaaatatgttttaaaaactggggtgttacattcttccccccttaacagaatttcgtcctcgaaatttgtaGGCTATGCTTCGTATAAAATTTCTATTAAGgtaaaatttagatttttaaaacataagtCTAGTAATACAGTTTTTACGTAAAGTATCAAATTTATAAACAAGAAACATAAACAAGTATACAACCGTAtgattaattatcaaatatAGAATTTTATGCTCATTAACAAGAAGTATACCAATGGGTAGGTTgcagaaatgaaaaatatttatttctcattataggaaatttcttgcacaacaaattctcttttgtgatgatgttttctgataatcttggtggaaagcttgccaaatgagaacatggaagcctcgaaggagaggaaggtggggaagagaaggtcttgcatgatcaagaataatcttgtttcgctgtttgtgaatctggtcgtgatgctgcatttttctaactttagactttgaaattggttatgaaaCTACATCTTCCTTCTCAGGAAGCGATGATAAGCTTAGACCAGAAGAAAATTTTTGGCTTTCAAAGCGTGAAGAGTTGAGAGCTCAAAGGTGTGTTTTGCAAGGAAGAAGATGAGCGAATTTATAGAAGAGATTTGAGAAGGGtcggtgcaagtggtgccgacagtggaTCGTAAAATCTTCCTACCTTTCTCGAAACGCTCATCCAGCTCATTCTCGGGATGCCCCTCTACGACTGCTAGTTGCGGAAAGTGCGGCGATGAATCCGGAAAAGTCTttgggtgaattcggaattcgagaaggtgaaaagggtgaaaattgaaaaagaggAGACTCGTAATTCGTGAACTGTCTGCTAGTGGTAGTGGTGGTCAGGCTCAGAATGACGTCGATTAGACTGCGTCTCGTTCACTGATTAAGTTCACTTTCCTTTCCCTTCAGATCTTTGGAAGAACagcttcatttctttcttttctccttcaggTCCTTTGAGGAGTATTTTCATTTCCtgagttttccaaaaaaaaaaaaaaaaatggctttttcctcttcccaaaataatcttgatctgaatgctGCGCCTGTAGTACAACCAGAAATTTGGCGCCCATTATTCTTATCGCAAAAAGGTCATCTTATgaccaatgactctgtgatgctgaatgatgcagtagctgcatccgtggctcaaggcatcataactcctcgagatgaaaagttgttggcggataggactgatgctcaagccatcaatgactctttggctttcagtattcagggtgctTCTTCTGTtgcaaatatggctcgacgtctgcaagttcggggaaatgaaattcaagcgcagaaagctcaaattttgactttgcagcgaatgtatatggactttaggcgaaggaatcGGGTTCTTCAACGagaaaataaagagctcaaGAAACTTGTAGACTCATATGCGAATGACCTGGGAAGGAGATATACTGATTTGGAGCAGAACACTAATCGTCTCCGAGATCAACACAAGGATCTCTTGCTTGCGGTCCAAAAccttagggttttccgcccagaaacttagccaggtattctatttgatctagc
Above is a genomic segment from Alnus glutinosa chromosome 12, dhAlnGlut1.1, whole genome shotgun sequence containing:
- the LOC133851199 gene encoding uncharacterized protein LOC133851199, coding for MVGDVNGTTSSMAEAQYVGAKTSVWWDIENCQVPKGCDPHAIAQNISSALVKMNYCGPVSISAYGDTHRIPASIQHALSSTGIALNHVPAGVKDASDKKILVDMLFWAVDNPAPANFMLISGDRDFSNALHQLRMRRYNILLAQPPKASVPLMAAAKTLWLWTSLSAGGPPLSSGESSQFANGFHTTNHETSQYPVSEPIQLSQPMTAGNSENLSFGNQRPPSAGRVGGDNKHKGKLTRKSTNEPSISRASSVPVSVQESKNSDYPFQPDYTEAKQFKKAPHEFFGSNEPEVSVSRSTPNFFPGSSDTSGSNSNFVGNPQNQYPLPLRPNNPHMQPSFGQGNLYQSNSHNHGFQPIPPRPDGPRYFPAPHTNVPDMARLNIHENFSYAPTPPNVHHQSREEFRRPSSTEPPYPARLNVPQKGQILHNGQTFHHDNMNRYPRGSEYLPPASSPMVANAASSNGVWGSQGRPPPSDYVQGLIGVILLALNTLKIEKIMPTEANITDCIRYGDPKHRSTDVRKALDSAIEQNMVVKQNLGAMQFYVGKNGKLWKCVNPMGGNGTQYSKATWDAIQKFLSSSAGRTAMMSSKCRYEAALTLKKSCLEDLALGDVLQILNVIISVKKWIIHNHSGWQPITITLAADKGSETGD